A part of Capsicum annuum cultivar UCD-10X-F1 chromosome 6, UCD10Xv1.1, whole genome shotgun sequence genomic DNA contains:
- the LOC107873184 gene encoding uncharacterized protein LOC107873184, translating to MIKGGKKSSVLTLAEKCKNILASNWQGYLNTVKADVKGSKEVIYTSKVRYLVKRGKPYIWLPENDMHNVNTLIDERGSFAVTSPFPGPLANCLKSINKLPARVAFVGEVLPLKDEKARLPEESLKEVISSERSMTDKFCYSVLGILSSSRVGATCRADNLQELLDSDKRYNVLKFNPSLCMYIDSNGGAHEVDLKEVQATKPDPLSSHTVSLIDGINQSEARRRALILFCIVHLNKNAKDAYLLSIDRKGLDVLGKVLGPIRSDGSREYQWREFRIEFREEAHTVETFCSQLVEMEEESLKNISNFSGI from the exons ATGATTAAAGGAGGCAAAAAATCATCCGTGCTAACACTTGCTGAAAAATGCAAG AATATATTGGCATCTAATTGGCAAGGTTACCTTAATACTGTCAAGGCTGATGTTAAAGGAAG CAAAGAGGTAATATACACTTCAAAAGTCCGCTATTTAGTCAAGAGAGGCAAGCCCTACATCTGGCTACCCGAAAATGATATGCACAATGTG AACACATTGATAGATGAGCGTGGTTCTTTTGCTGTGACCAGTCCCTTCCCAGGACCACTGGCAAATTGTCTCAAGTCAATCAACAAA CTACCAGCTCGGGTTGCTTTCGTGGGTGAAGTTCTGCCTCTTAAAGATGAAAAG GCTAGGTTGCCTGAAGAGAGCCTCAAGGAAGTCATATCATCTGAAAGGAGCATGACAGATAAGTTCTGTTACTCCGTTTTGGGTATACTGAGTTCGTCACGCGTTGGTGCTACATGCCGAGCTGACAATCTCCAGGAATTACTTGATTCAGACAAAAGATATAATGTCCTCAAGTTCAACCCAAG TTTGTGCATGTATATTGATAGCAATGGAGGGGCTCATGAAGTAGATCTAAAGGAAGTCCAAGCAACAAAACCTGATCCTCTTT CATCACATACCGTGAGCCTGATTGATGGAATTAATCAAAGTGAGGCGAGGCGTAGAGCTCTAATTCTCTTCTGTATCGTGCACTTGAATAAGAACGCAAAG GACGCATATCTTCTTTCCATAGATCGGAAAGGACTTGATGTGCTGGGAAAAGTTTTAGGTCCAATAAGGAGCGATGGTTCTCGTGAATATCAGTGGAGGGAGTTCAGAATTGAATTCAGAGAAGAGGCTCACACAGTTGAAACATTCTGCAGTCAGCTTGTTGAAATGGAGGAGGAATCACTTAAGAATATCTCCAACTTTAGTGGTATATAA